Proteins co-encoded in one Neodiprion lecontei isolate iyNeoLeco1 chromosome 3, iyNeoLeco1.1, whole genome shotgun sequence genomic window:
- the LOC124293474 gene encoding uncharacterized protein LOC124293474, with amino-acid sequence MAPTIKRTPVKTRSRITNKPRRSEPDISKAGNSQIRNNTSEMEGELERLKEEMASFAGLRNAIEQLQAQQATNAQLANEVALLKLQNEQQRQALQQIQNPVQQPVTNNDQISVKMCEGRV; translated from the exons ATGGCACCAACGATTAAAAGAACACCTGTTAAAACTAGGTCAAGGATCACAAATAAACCAAGGAGGTCAGAACCTGACATATCAAAAGCAGGCAATAgtcaaatacgaaataatacaAGCGAGATGGAGGGAGAACTGGAGCGTTTGAAGGAGGAAATGGCGAGTTTCGCGGGTTTACGAAATGCGATTGAACAGCTACAGGCACAACAAGCAACTAACGCACAGCTGGCAAACGAAGTCGCATTGTTGAAGCTCCAGAACGAACAACAAAGACAGGCTCTTCAACAGATACAGAATCCAGTTCAACAACCAGTTACCAATAACGATCAAATATCG gttAAAATGTGTGAAGGAAGAGTGTAA